The proteins below are encoded in one region of Amycolatopsis magusensis:
- a CDS encoding sugar transferase, protein MTRLSPVRPPLLAAGPRLPRPRGNRRELSWWQLATERVNAVAVLLAVVDVVAVVVAAGVVTPSPRWGLLTAGLLLGIRACGGLYRKRLWLSWLHDVPRSAGTTAVTLGLVTVLALGTGREDGGPVAAQWMVLLFAVLSEPARLCVLAIGRWGRRRFGRGDRSIVVGGGKVGAELVRTMQAHPEFGLKPIGIVDDDPAIDRELLPVGLIEGDLPEVITRLRVGTVVIAFSHAQDPPIVDVAIAAHQQGCTTLVVPRMFELYQDGRDVERLRTFPLMRLGTAPTVRPSWWLKRLVDIVLATAALVALAPVIACCAVLVLLESGRPAFFRQTRVGLGGRTFVLFKLRTVRPGGEDDSQTRWSVAGDSRVGPVGGFLRRTSLDELPQLWNILRGDMSIVGPRPERPGFVREFSAIHDLYWARHRVPAGLTGFAQAQGLRGDTSIADRARYDNYYIANWSLWLDLKIVLLTVGELLRRRKN, encoded by the coding sequence GTGACCCGGCTCAGCCCGGTCCGCCCGCCGCTGCTGGCGGCCGGGCCGCGGTTGCCGCGCCCGCGCGGGAACCGCCGTGAGCTGTCGTGGTGGCAGCTCGCCACCGAACGCGTCAACGCCGTCGCGGTGCTGCTGGCGGTGGTCGATGTCGTGGCGGTGGTGGTGGCCGCCGGGGTGGTCACGCCGTCACCGCGGTGGGGGCTGCTCACCGCGGGGCTGCTGCTGGGCATCCGCGCCTGCGGTGGCCTGTACCGCAAGCGGTTGTGGTTGTCGTGGCTGCACGACGTGCCCCGCTCGGCCGGCACCACGGCCGTCACCCTGGGCCTGGTCACGGTGCTGGCGCTGGGCACCGGCCGCGAAGACGGCGGGCCGGTCGCCGCGCAGTGGATGGTGCTGTTGTTCGCCGTGCTCAGCGAACCCGCGCGCCTGTGCGTGCTGGCGATCGGCCGCTGGGGCCGCCGCCGCTTCGGCCGCGGTGACCGGTCGATCGTGGTGGGCGGCGGGAAGGTCGGCGCCGAACTGGTCCGGACCATGCAGGCGCACCCCGAGTTCGGCCTGAAACCGATCGGGATCGTCGACGACGACCCGGCCATCGACCGCGAACTGCTGCCGGTCGGGCTGATCGAGGGCGACCTGCCGGAGGTGATCACCCGGCTGCGGGTGGGCACGGTGGTCATCGCCTTCTCCCACGCCCAGGACCCGCCCATCGTCGACGTCGCGATCGCCGCGCACCAGCAGGGCTGCACCACCCTGGTGGTGCCGCGGATGTTCGAGCTGTATCAGGACGGGCGCGATGTCGAGCGCCTGCGCACCTTCCCGCTGATGCGCCTGGGCACCGCGCCGACCGTGCGGCCGAGCTGGTGGCTCAAGCGCCTGGTCGACATCGTGCTGGCCACCGCGGCACTGGTGGCGCTGGCCCCGGTGATCGCCTGCTGCGCGGTGCTGGTGCTGCTGGAAAGCGGGCGCCCGGCGTTCTTCCGCCAGACCCGCGTCGGCCTGGGCGGGCGCACGTTCGTGCTGTTCAAGTTGCGGACCGTCCGGCCGGGCGGTGAGGATGACTCGCAGACGCGGTGGTCGGTCGCCGGTGACAGCCGGGTGGGGCCGGTCGGGGGTTTCCTCCGGCGCACTTCGCTGGACGAACTGCCGCAGCTGTGGAACATCCTCCGCGGCGACATGTCCATAGTGGGGCCACGCCCGGAACGGCCGGGGTTCGTCAGGGAGTTCTCGGCGATCCACGACCTCTACTGGGCGCGGCACCGGGTCCCGGCGGGGTTGACGGGTTTCGCGCAGGCACAGGGTTTGCGCGGCGACACCTCGATCGCCGACCGCGCCCGGTACGACAACTACTACATCGCGAACTGGTCGCTGTGGCTGGATCTGAAGATCGTGCTGTTGACGGTGGGTGAACTCCTCAGGCGGAGGAAGAATTGA
- a CDS encoding glycosyltransferase, with protein sequence MRTQWQKVALPGGRAGTEVRGTAHVVLPAYNEAASLPALLRRLASVTDTGELVVWVVDDGSSDDTAEVALAGVPGLDVRLVRHQINLGLGQAVHSGLRAVLEDARRDDFVVVMDADDTHDPALVPVLRSALSAGADLAICSRFAEGGDDTTAPNYRRALSRGAAVLFRHVVGVDGVRDFTSGFRAYRVSLLDRASKHWGERLIEERGFACMVELLIKLRYCRPVISEVPLRLRYDRKQGASKLKIGRTVLQYLRLMARDRLAPPPYRTL encoded by the coding sequence GTGCGCACGCAATGGCAGAAAGTGGCACTACCGGGCGGCCGGGCCGGGACGGAGGTCCGCGGTACCGCGCACGTGGTGCTGCCCGCGTACAACGAAGCGGCTTCCCTGCCCGCGCTGCTGCGGCGGCTGGCCTCGGTCACCGACACCGGTGAGCTGGTCGTCTGGGTGGTGGACGACGGTTCCTCGGACGACACCGCCGAGGTCGCCCTCGCCGGCGTGCCCGGTCTCGACGTCCGGCTGGTGCGCCACCAGATCAACCTCGGCCTCGGCCAGGCCGTCCACTCCGGACTGCGCGCGGTGCTCGAAGACGCCAGGCGCGACGACTTCGTGGTGGTGATGGACGCCGACGACACCCACGACCCGGCACTGGTCCCGGTGCTGCGCTCGGCGTTGTCCGCCGGAGCCGACCTGGCCATCTGCTCGCGGTTCGCCGAGGGTGGCGACGACACCACCGCGCCGAACTACCGGCGCGCGCTCTCCCGTGGCGCGGCGGTGCTGTTCCGGCACGTCGTCGGGGTCGACGGGGTGCGTGACTTCACCAGCGGGTTCCGGGCCTACCGCGTCAGCCTGCTCGACCGCGCCAGCAAGCACTGGGGCGAGCGGCTGATCGAGGAACGCGGGTTCGCCTGCATGGTGGAACTGCTCATCAAACTGCGGTACTGCCGCCCGGTGATCAGCGAAGTCCCGCTGCGCCTGCGCTACGACCGCAAGCAGGGCGCCAGCAAGCTCAAGATCGGCCGCACGGTGCTGCAGTACCTGCGCCTGATGGCCCGCGACCGGCTCGCCCCGCCCCCGTACCGCACCCTCTGA